A single Nomascus leucogenys isolate Asia chromosome 14, Asia_NLE_v1, whole genome shotgun sequence DNA region contains:
- the ST6GALNAC1 gene encoding alpha-N-acetylgalactosaminide alpha-2,6-sialyltransferase 1 — MRSRLWRCRHLSQGVQWSLLLAVLVFFLFALPSFIKEPQTKPSRHQHTENIKERSPQSLAKPKSQAPARARRTTIYAEPEPENNALNTQMQPKAHTATDRGKEANQAPPEEQDKAPDTAQRAAWKSPEKEKTMVNTLSPRGQDTGMASGRTEAQSWKSQDTKTTQGNGGQTRKLTASRTVSVKHQGKAATTAKTLIPKSWHRMLAPTGAVSTRTRQKGVTTAVIPPKGKKAQATPPPAPSQGPTTQGNRRLKAANFKSEPRWDFEEKYSFETGGLQTTCPDSVKIKASKSLWLQKLFLANLTLFLDSRHFNQSEWDRLEHFAPPFGFMELNYSLVQKVVTRFPPVPQQQLLLASLPAGSLRCITCAVVGNGGILNNSHMGQEIDSHDYVFRLSGALIKGYEQDVGTRTSFYGFTAFSLTQSLLILGNRGFKNVPLGKDVRYLHFLEGTRDYEWLEALLMNQTVTSKNLFWFRHRPQEAFREALHMDRYLLLHPDFLRYTKNRFLRSKTLDGAHWRIYRPTTGALLLLTALHLCDQVSAYGFITEGHERFSDHYYDTSWKRLIFYINHDFKLEREVWKRLHDEGIIQLYQRPGPGTAKAKN; from the exons GCATCAACACACAGAGAACATTAAAGAAAGGTCTCCACAGTCCCTGGCAAAGCCTAAGTCCCAGGCACCCGCAAGAGCAAGGAGGACAACCATCTAtgcagagccagagccagagaaCAATGCCCTCAACACACAAATGCAGCCCAAGGCCCACACCGCCACAGACAGAGGAAAGGAGGCCAACCAGGCACCGCCGGAGGAGCAGGACAAGGCGCCCGACACAGCACAGAGGGCAGCATGGAAGagcccagagaaagagaaaaccatgGTGAACACACTGTCACCCAGAGGGCAAGACACAGGGATGGCCTCTGGCAGGACAGAGGCACAATCATGGAAGAGCCAGGACACAAAGACGACCCAAGGAAATGGGGGCCAGACCAGGAAGCTGACGGCCTCCAGAACGGTGTCGGTGAAGCACCAGGGCAAAGCGGCGACCACAGCCAAGACGCTCATTCCCAAAAGTTGGCACAGAATGCTGGCTCCCACAGGAGCAGTGTCAACAAGGACGAGACAGAAAGGAGTGACCACGGCAGTCATCCCACCCAAGGGGAAGAAAGCTCAGGCCACCCCACCGCCTGCCCCTTCCCAGGGCCCCACGACGCAGGGAAACCGAAGACTGAAGGCCGCCAACTTCAAGTCTGAGCCTCGGTGGGATTTTGAGGAAAAATACAGCTTCGAAACGGGGGGCCTTCAGACG ACTTGCCCTGACTCTGTGAAGATCAAAGCCTCCAAGTCGCTGTGGCTCCAGAAACTCTTTCTGGCCAACCTCACTCTCTTCCTGGACTCCAGACACTTCAACCAGAGTGAGTGGGACCGCCTGGAACACTTTGCACCACCCTTTGGCTTCATGGAGCTCAACTACTCCT TGGTGCAGAAGGTCGTGACACGCTTCCCTCCAGTGCCCCAGCAGCAGCTGCTCCTGGCCAGCCTCCCCGCTGGGAGCCTCCGGTGCATCACCTGTGCTGTGGTGGGCAATGGGGGCATCCTGAACAACTCCCACATGGGCCAGGAGATAGACAGTCATGACTACGTGTTCCG GTTGAGCGGAGCTCTCATTAAAGGCTACGAACAGGATGTGGGGACTCGGACATCCTTCTACGGCTTTACCGCCTTCTCCCTGACCCAGTCACTCCTTATATTGGGCAATCGGGGTTTCAAGAACGTGCCTCTCGGGAAG GACGTCCGCTACTTGCACTTCCTGGAAGGCACCCGGGACTATGAGTGGCTGGAAGCACTGCTTATGAATCAGACGGTGACGTCAAAAAACCTTTTCTGGTTCAG GCACAGACCCCAGGAAGCTTTTCGGGAAGCCCTGCACATGGACAGGTACCTGTTGCTGCACCCAGACTTTCTCCGATACACGAAGAACAG GTTTCTGAGGTCTAAGACCCTGGATGGTGCCCACTGGAGGATATACCGCCCCACCACTGGGGCCCTCCTGCTGCTCACTGCCCTTCACCTCTGTGACCAG GTAAGTGCTTATGGCTTCATCACTGAGGGCCACGAGCGCTTTTCTGATCACTACTATGATACGTCATGGAAGCGGCTGATCTTTTACATAAACCATGACTTCAAACTGGAGAGAGAAGTCTGGAAGCGGCTACACGATGAAGGGATAATCCAGCTGTACCAGCGTCCCGGTCCCGGAACTGCCAAAGCCAAGAACTGA